In Synechococcus sp. CC9616, the following are encoded in one genomic region:
- a CDS encoding permease, which translates to MTASPASPSWFVRSDVDGFLGLALDNLIQILLIVGLCRSVLGYPDELLFGTILPATGLSVLFGNLFYAWQAMRLARAEGRDDRTALPYGINTVSLFAYVFLVMLPVKLSALGNGMSEEQAISMSWHAGMVACLGSGLIEAIGAWFVEWLRRWLPRAALLSTLAGIALGYISLGFLLRTYAQPVVGLTVLALILTTYYGKLRLPIPGGLLAIVVGILLAAMTGLLDTDVSVWSRQLDLVGWHPPMFQLDELWQARQQLLPWLGVIIPMGLFNVLGSLQNIDSAEAAGDRYPVRSSLLCNGVGTVVAAVFGSCFPTTIYIGHPAWKAMGARIGYSWLDGIVVAVCCFLGLFGLIGQLIPIEAGMAIVLYIGLVMAAQSFQATPRSHAPAVALGLMPGLAGWGSQLIKSGLRSGGAGQEGQPFGPELLLNLQQTDVWAGGAFALEQGQIITAMLLSAMLVYVIEQRFLAASLMSFVACICSWFGVIHAWRFTQADTVLELGWGVGSQWALGYLLMSLVFLFAWCLSRQSTLQRERQQIK; encoded by the coding sequence GTGACAGCGTCGCCCGCCTCTCCATCCTGGTTTGTTCGCAGCGATGTGGATGGATTTCTGGGACTCGCCCTGGACAATCTGATCCAGATCCTGTTGATCGTCGGTCTTTGCCGTTCTGTTCTCGGCTATCCCGATGAGCTGCTGTTTGGAACGATTCTTCCGGCAACCGGTCTGAGTGTGTTGTTCGGCAATCTTTTTTATGCCTGGCAGGCCATGAGACTGGCCAGGGCGGAGGGTCGCGACGATCGAACGGCACTTCCCTACGGCATCAACACCGTCAGCCTCTTTGCTTACGTGTTTTTGGTGATGTTGCCTGTAAAGCTCTCCGCTCTCGGCAACGGCATGAGTGAAGAGCAGGCGATCAGCATGTCTTGGCATGCCGGCATGGTGGCGTGTCTTGGCTCCGGACTGATCGAGGCAATCGGTGCCTGGTTTGTTGAATGGCTACGACGCTGGTTACCACGGGCAGCTCTCCTATCAACGCTTGCAGGGATAGCGCTTGGCTACATCTCACTGGGTTTTCTGTTGAGAACCTATGCACAGCCGGTTGTCGGCCTCACGGTGTTGGCCCTGATCCTTACGACGTACTACGGCAAGCTTCGGTTGCCGATTCCGGGGGGATTGCTCGCCATTGTCGTCGGGATCCTTTTGGCTGCGATGACGGGCCTCCTGGATACGGATGTGTCGGTATGGAGTCGTCAACTTGATCTTGTGGGTTGGCATCCGCCGATGTTTCAACTCGATGAGTTATGGCAAGCCCGCCAACAGCTTCTGCCCTGGCTGGGAGTCATTATCCCGATGGGTTTGTTCAATGTACTGGGCTCACTGCAGAACATTGATAGTGCCGAAGCAGCTGGTGACCGCTACCCAGTGCGTAGCTCTTTGCTGTGCAATGGTGTCGGCACGGTGGTGGCAGCAGTCTTCGGGTCCTGCTTTCCCACCACGATCTACATCGGCCATCCTGCATGGAAGGCCATGGGCGCCAGGATCGGATATTCATGGCTGGATGGCATCGTCGTAGCCGTCTGCTGCTTTCTGGGGCTGTTCGGGCTGATCGGCCAGCTGATTCCGATTGAAGCCGGGATGGCGATTGTTCTATACATCGGCCTTGTGATGGCGGCTCAGTCCTTCCAGGCCACACCCAGATCACATGCTCCTGCGGTTGCTCTCGGTTTGATGCCGGGATTGGCCGGCTGGGGTTCTCAATTGATCAAGTCTGGCTTACGCAGTGGCGGCGCCGGTCAGGAGGGCCAGCCGTTTGGGCCAGAACTGCTGCTCAATCTTCAACAGACAGATGTCTGGGCTGGAGGTGCTTTTGCCTTGGAGCAGGGTCAGATCATCACGGCGATGTTGCTCTCAGCAATGTTGGTTTACGTCATCGAACAGAGATTTCTTGCAGCGTCTTTGATGTCCTTTGTCGCCTGTATCTGCTCCTGGTTTGGTGTGATTCATGCCTGGCGCTTCACCCAGGCAGACACGGTTCTGGAGCTCGGTTGGGGAGTGGGCTCCCAATGGGCTCTCGGATATTTGTTAATGAGTCTGGTTTTTCTCTTCGCCTGGTGTCTATCGCGACAATCAACTCTTCAACGTGAACGTCAACAAATCAAGTAG
- a CDS encoding peptidoglycan recognition family protein: MVPDPLKQRLTSAWSVLSRQPLVLVAVISGSAFILLFLGWLASDQRDLSHAGSRPSLLELLDQVSKEKGKYIEEAPSNTPPGPPRARSWTSPLARQCSGIDPSVRSRLEALERNRKAWRKALPIDPTNYGERHKRDAFGQALDITPRLVVMHETVYSMTSAINTFLTPHPRDEDQVSYHTLIGQSGKVVDLVDPINRAYGAGYSSFLGEWAITNKRFKGSVNNFALHVSLETPANGANNESRHSGYSDAQYDALALVLSGWINSFNLAPAAITTHRHVDIGGERSDPRSFDWSALQVRLASLGDLCVS; encoded by the coding sequence ATGGTTCCAGATCCTTTAAAGCAGCGATTGACATCGGCTTGGTCGGTACTGAGCAGGCAGCCACTGGTGCTGGTGGCTGTGATCAGTGGCAGCGCGTTCATACTGTTGTTTCTGGGCTGGCTGGCATCGGATCAGCGCGATCTTTCTCACGCTGGTTCACGACCGTCCCTGCTTGAGTTACTCGATCAGGTGAGCAAGGAAAAAGGGAAATACATCGAGGAGGCTCCCTCCAACACACCGCCAGGCCCACCGCGAGCACGGTCTTGGACCTCCCCATTGGCCCGTCAATGCTCCGGAATTGATCCCAGTGTTCGTAGCCGTCTGGAAGCTTTGGAACGCAATCGCAAGGCATGGCGAAAAGCCCTGCCGATCGATCCAACGAACTATGGAGAGCGTCATAAGCGGGATGCCTTTGGACAGGCCCTCGACATCACACCTCGTCTGGTGGTGATGCACGAAACGGTTTATTCCATGACCTCGGCGATCAATACCTTCCTCACGCCTCATCCGCGCGATGAAGACCAGGTGAGTTACCACACTCTGATCGGTCAAAGTGGAAAGGTTGTCGACCTAGTCGATCCGATCAATCGCGCCTATGGCGCTGGCTACTCGTCGTTTCTGGGTGAATGGGCGATCACCAACAAGCGATTCAAGGGAAGCGTCAACAACTTTGCCTTGCATGTGAGCCTTGAAACACCCGCGAACGGTGCCAACAACGAGTCCCGCCATAGCGGTTACTCAGATGCTCAGTACGACGCCCTGGCGCTTGTGCTCTCAGGATGGATCAACAGCTTCAATTTGGCGCCGGCTGCAATCACCACCCATCGGCATGTTGATATCGGTGGAGAACGCAGTGATCCACGTAGTTTCGATTGGTCTGCACTTCAAGTTCGTCTGGCTTCGCTTGGTGACCTTTGTGTGTCCTGA
- a CDS encoding M61 family metallopeptidase: MSSPVVRLDLDLRQPAGQTLRVRQTCCPEASRVVVQLPIWTPGSYTVRDHVQHLHSLVAHCGDDPISARRIGLSRWLVEMPRREVLTLDYAIEARDLTVRTCHLDPDFASLSLAAVAMDVEGCRWHEHRLTVAVPEAWSVHVPLPFVDQAWIAEDFDGLVDSPVHAGSFDVERFDVDGHGHELLLIGSPPGGWPSSLTQDITSVCRATCRLMDTPPPAGDRYQLVIQMLESGYGGLEHDHSAVLQFNWPAFARPGGLRQLLQLVGHEYLHQWNVRRLRPADYRPYDYGRPVVSEGLWFAEGITSYFDLSTTLLSGFSNRTQFLQDLGEELSRVLMTPGRSVQSLADSAREAWVKLYKATPSSRDSQVSYYRYGAATAFCLDVRLRQVGSSLSTVLRELWASHGRCGRGYQRQNILSAIAKRDSSLAAQLDGWLDEPDSLPLEALVAALGLRLDPIQSSEPHHGLNLEDQASGVVVKRVAPRGPAMQAGLVVGDELIAIGGRRLRRMADLPMLLKGQSRVPVLWSRRGLMKESLLIPDECIDRWTLRWDPGATAEQLALRDRWFQIL; this comes from the coding sequence GTGTCAAGTCCTGTTGTCAGGCTCGATCTTGATCTTCGTCAACCGGCTGGTCAGACCCTTCGGGTCCGCCAGACATGCTGTCCTGAAGCGTCGCGCGTCGTCGTTCAGCTACCGATCTGGACGCCTGGTTCCTACACCGTCCGAGATCACGTTCAGCACCTCCACAGTCTTGTTGCCCACTGTGGAGATGACCCGATCAGCGCGAGGCGGATAGGCCTGTCCCGCTGGTTGGTTGAGATGCCAAGACGAGAGGTTCTCACCCTCGACTATGCGATCGAGGCGCGCGACCTGACGGTGCGGACCTGTCACCTCGATCCCGACTTCGCATCCCTGAGCCTGGCTGCTGTCGCCATGGATGTGGAAGGGTGTCGTTGGCATGAGCATCGCCTCACAGTGGCTGTACCTGAGGCTTGGTCCGTCCACGTTCCTCTGCCGTTTGTCGATCAGGCATGGATTGCCGAGGATTTTGATGGCCTGGTCGACAGTCCTGTGCATGCCGGTTCGTTCGACGTGGAACGATTCGATGTCGATGGACACGGCCACGAGCTGCTGCTGATCGGTTCACCCCCCGGAGGCTGGCCCTCATCGCTGACGCAGGACATCACTTCGGTGTGTCGAGCCACGTGTCGATTAATGGACACGCCGCCGCCGGCGGGGGATCGCTATCAACTCGTGATTCAGATGCTGGAGAGCGGTTATGGCGGTTTGGAGCATGATCACAGCGCCGTACTTCAATTCAACTGGCCGGCCTTTGCGCGCCCGGGAGGACTGCGACAGCTGCTGCAACTGGTTGGTCATGAATACCTGCACCAATGGAACGTTCGGCGTCTGCGTCCCGCCGATTACAGGCCCTATGACTACGGCCGTCCGGTTGTCAGTGAAGGGTTGTGGTTCGCCGAGGGAATCACCAGTTATTTCGACCTCTCCACAACCCTGCTGTCTGGTTTCAGCAACCGGACACAGTTTCTGCAGGACCTGGGTGAGGAGCTTTCCCGAGTCCTGATGACGCCGGGCCGTTCAGTTCAAAGCCTTGCTGACAGCGCTCGCGAAGCCTGGGTGAAGCTCTACAAGGCAACCCCATCGTCGAGAGATTCCCAGGTCAGCTACTACCGCTATGGGGCCGCTACAGCTTTTTGTCTGGATGTACGACTGAGACAGGTCGGCAGCTCACTGTCCACTGTTCTGCGTGAACTGTGGGCGAGTCATGGCCGATGCGGGAGGGGATATCAACGTCAGAACATTCTCTCGGCCATTGCCAAACGGGATTCGTCCCTGGCTGCACAACTCGATGGCTGGCTGGATGAACCGGACTCCCTTCCGCTTGAGGCGCTGGTTGCAGCGTTGGGTTTGCGACTGGATCCGATTCAATCCTCTGAACCACATCACGGTTTGAATCTTGAGGATCAGGCCTCGGGCGTGGTTGTCAAGCGTGTTGCCCCCCGGGGACCTGCTATGCAGGCAGGTTTGGTTGTGGGGGATGAACTGATCGCTATCGGTGGTCGACGTTTGCGCCGTATGGCAGATCTGCCAATGCTGCTGAAGGGTCAGAGCCGTGTGCCTGTCCTTTGGTCCCGAAGAGGATTGATGAAGGAGAGTCTCTTGATTCCTGACGAATGTATAGACCGTTGGACACTCCGCTGGGACCCTGGAGCTACAGCTGAACAACTCGCGCTGCGCGATCGATGGTTCCAGATCCTTTAA
- the purN gene encoding phosphoribosylglycinamide formyltransferase codes for MPALTDTSHRVSNEQALLNPEPSRNIEALAAPLQLGVMASGNGSNFEALVQAIDDGALSARIHLLVVNNPDCGARERAERLGIPCAVVDHRVIRDRQELDRELIRQFRAAAVEAIVMAGWMRIVTSELIDAFPDRLINLHPSLLPSFRGLDGIGQALNAGVQISGCTVHLVSKDLDAGPIVAQAAVPVFSTDDHASLASRIREQEHRLLPSALMQLGRRWRQG; via the coding sequence ATGCCCGCTTTGACAGACACTAGCCATCGCGTCTCGAACGAACAGGCTCTGCTGAATCCTGAGCCAAGCCGAAACATTGAGGCACTCGCAGCACCACTCCAGCTCGGGGTGATGGCTTCCGGCAACGGGAGCAATTTCGAAGCTCTCGTGCAGGCCATCGATGATGGCGCTCTCTCGGCCAGGATTCACCTGCTGGTTGTTAACAATCCCGACTGCGGGGCCCGCGAACGGGCTGAACGACTGGGAATCCCCTGCGCCGTGGTGGATCACCGCGTGATTCGTGACCGCCAGGAACTCGATCGTGAGTTGATTCGACAGTTCCGGGCCGCCGCCGTTGAAGCGATCGTGATGGCCGGCTGGATGCGAATCGTGACCAGCGAGCTGATCGATGCCTTCCCCGACCGGCTCATCAATCTGCATCCCTCACTGCTGCCGAGCTTTCGCGGACTTGATGGCATCGGCCAGGCCCTGAACGCCGGCGTGCAGATCAGCGGTTGCACAGTCCATCTGGTGAGCAAGGACCTCGACGCCGGACCGATCGTTGCCCAGGCAGCCGTCCCTGTTTTTTCAACCGATGACCACGCATCGCTTGCTTCACGTATTCGGGAGCAGGAACATCGTCTGCTGCCGAGTGCACTGATGCAGCTTGGCCGGCGCTGGCGTCAGGGGTAA
- the argC gene encoding N-acetyl-gamma-glutamyl-phosphate reductase — protein sequence MDSSNPSVLTGMASSRTARVAVIGASGYGGLQTLRLLHGHHGLAVTYLGGERSAGQRWSSICPFLPLPDDPFVQTVDPERIADAADFAVLSLPNGLSSQLTPQLLQRGVRVVDLSADFRYRSLDRWSQVYVQEAQNLKRQDADLCRDAVYGLPEWHGPAIAGAALVAAPGCFPTASLLPLLPFLKQGLIETDGIIVDAKTGTSGGGRVPKQSMLLAEASEAIAPYGVVGHRHTSEIEQMAEEVAGHTVQLQFTPHLVPMVRGLLSTVYARLRDPGLTAEDCTTVLQAVYRHHPCIEVLPVGTYPATKWVRHTNKAMLSVQVDTRTGQLVLMSAIDNLVKGQAGQGVQCLNLMAGFDPETGLPLQAFYP from the coding sequence ATGGACAGCAGCAATCCATCTGTGCTGACTGGCATGGCGTCGTCTCGGACGGCTCGTGTCGCTGTCATCGGGGCGTCCGGTTATGGGGGACTGCAAACCCTGCGATTGCTGCACGGCCATCACGGTCTGGCAGTCACATATCTCGGCGGAGAACGCAGTGCTGGTCAACGCTGGAGTTCGATTTGCCCCTTCCTTCCTCTGCCGGATGATCCGTTTGTCCAGACGGTTGATCCGGAACGGATCGCCGATGCCGCTGACTTTGCAGTTCTCAGCCTTCCTAACGGTCTGTCGAGTCAGCTGACCCCTCAGTTGTTGCAGCGTGGTGTGCGTGTTGTCGACCTTTCTGCCGACTTTCGCTACCGATCACTGGATCGATGGAGCCAGGTTTATGTCCAGGAAGCACAGAATCTGAAACGGCAGGATGCCGACCTCTGCCGTGACGCGGTCTACGGCCTGCCGGAGTGGCATGGTCCGGCCATCGCCGGGGCAGCTCTGGTGGCGGCCCCGGGGTGCTTCCCAACCGCGAGCCTGCTGCCCTTGCTTCCATTTCTGAAGCAGGGATTGATTGAAACTGACGGCATCATTGTGGATGCCAAGACAGGAACATCAGGCGGCGGCAGAGTTCCCAAGCAGTCGATGCTGCTGGCTGAAGCGTCGGAAGCCATCGCTCCCTACGGCGTGGTGGGGCACCGCCACACTTCGGAAATCGAACAGATGGCCGAGGAGGTGGCCGGCCACACCGTGCAGCTTCAGTTCACGCCGCATCTGGTGCCGATGGTGCGTGGATTGTTGTCCACCGTCTATGCACGTCTCCGTGATCCCGGACTGACCGCTGAGGATTGCACCACCGTGCTGCAGGCCGTTTATCGCCATCACCCCTGCATTGAGGTGCTCCCGGTGGGCACGTATCCGGCAACGAAATGGGTGCGCCACACCAACAAAGCCATGCTTTCTGTTCAGGTGGACACCCGCACAGGCCAGCTGGTTTTGATGAGCGCGATCGACAATCTGGTGAAAGGGCAGGCGGGACAGGGGGTGCAGTGTCTGAACCTCATGGCGGGGTTTGACCCTGAGACCGGCCTTCCGCTACAGGCCTTTTACCCCTGA
- the ribBA gene encoding bifunctional 3,4-dihydroxy-2-butanone-4-phosphate synthase/GTP cyclohydrolase II translates to MALDSIPDALAAIRNGACVVVVDDEQRENEGDLICAAQFATPEAINFMATEARGLICLAMEGTRLDELDLPLMVDRNTDANETAFTVSIDAGREHGVSTGISAEDRARTIQVALQPDTRPQDLRRPGHIFPLRARKGGVLKRAGHTEAAVDLAQMAGLTAAGVICEIQNPDGSMARLTELRQYARQWDLKLISIADLISYRLANERFVQRQAHAVLPSQFGAFQAIGYRNELDNSEHVALVKGDPASLQEPVLVRMHSECLTGDAFGSLRCDCRPQLEAALQRIEQEGEGVVVYLRQEGRGIGLINKLKAYSLQDGGLDTVEANERLGFPADLRNYGVGAQILSDLGIHRLRLLTNNPRKIAGLGGYGLQVEERVPLVMDAGRHNAEYLATKRDKLGHLFSDASPCTVLALAVSGDSSRWPDLRQRAETLAEEQGLCLEPLHASRLLALWERPQFVWKLVPATDDPAPLLKAMARWSETRRLGLMRVSSEKTALHPPQTLERVDCPLSDLKDENALTGAFNEPCLIHWRTSQ, encoded by the coding sequence CTGGCACTCGATTCCATTCCCGATGCCCTCGCCGCCATCCGCAACGGTGCCTGCGTGGTGGTCGTGGACGATGAACAACGGGAAAATGAAGGTGATCTCATCTGTGCGGCGCAGTTTGCGACTCCAGAGGCGATCAATTTCATGGCCACCGAGGCACGGGGCCTGATCTGTCTCGCCATGGAGGGAACCCGGCTCGATGAGCTGGACCTCCCGTTGATGGTGGACCGCAACACCGATGCCAATGAAACCGCTTTCACGGTGAGCATCGACGCCGGCCGGGAACATGGCGTCAGCACCGGTATTTCAGCTGAGGATCGAGCCCGGACGATTCAGGTCGCGCTGCAGCCGGACACCCGACCTCAGGACCTGCGGCGACCCGGTCACATTTTTCCTCTGAGAGCTCGCAAAGGAGGTGTTCTCAAGCGGGCTGGACACACTGAAGCCGCCGTTGATCTGGCACAGATGGCTGGTCTCACCGCAGCCGGCGTGATCTGTGAGATCCAGAACCCCGACGGTTCCATGGCACGGCTGACGGAGCTGCGGCAGTACGCGCGTCAATGGGATTTGAAGCTGATCAGCATCGCCGACCTGATCAGTTATCGGCTGGCCAACGAACGCTTCGTGCAACGACAGGCCCATGCGGTGTTACCAAGTCAGTTCGGAGCCTTTCAGGCCATCGGTTATCGCAACGAGCTCGACAACTCAGAGCATGTCGCCCTGGTGAAAGGGGATCCGGCATCGCTGCAGGAACCGGTCCTCGTGCGGATGCACTCCGAATGTCTCACCGGTGATGCCTTTGGATCACTGCGTTGCGACTGCCGTCCGCAGCTCGAAGCCGCTCTGCAACGCATTGAACAGGAAGGTGAGGGAGTGGTGGTGTATCTGCGCCAGGAGGGACGTGGAATCGGCCTGATCAACAAACTGAAGGCCTACAGCCTTCAGGACGGTGGTCTCGACACCGTGGAGGCGAATGAACGACTCGGTTTTCCGGCCGATCTCCGCAACTATGGGGTGGGAGCGCAGATTCTCTCGGATCTCGGGATCCACCGATTAAGGCTGCTCACGAACAACCCGCGCAAAATTGCCGGGCTCGGTGGCTACGGACTGCAGGTTGAGGAGCGTGTTCCTCTTGTGATGGATGCCGGGCGGCACAATGCCGAGTACCTGGCCACCAAGCGAGACAAGCTCGGCCATCTGTTCAGCGATGCCAGTCCCTGCACAGTGCTTGCTCTCGCCGTCAGCGGCGACAGCAGCCGTTGGCCCGATCTGCGCCAACGCGCTGAAACCCTGGCGGAAGAACAGGGTCTGTGTCTCGAACCCCTGCATGCGTCCAGGCTCCTGGCACTCTGGGAGCGCCCCCAGTTCGTCTGGAAACTGGTGCCAGCAACGGATGATCCAGCGCCGTTGCTGAAGGCGATGGCCCGCTGGTCTGAAACCAGGCGGCTTGGACTGATGCGCGTCTCCAGTGAAAAGACAGCCCTGCATCCTCCGCAGACCCTCGAACGGGTGGATTGTCCGCTCAGTGATCTCAAGGATGAAAACGCTCTCACCGGAGCGTTCAATGAACCTTGTCTGATCCACTGGCGGACAAGCCAGTGA
- a CDS encoding peptidylprolyl isomerase has protein sequence MTKALMDTDAGLIELELFDTDAPNTVANFVKLVNEGFYDGLAFHRVIPGFMAQGGCPNTRAGAKGMPGTGGPGYQINCEINPQKHQAGTLAMAHAGKNTGGSQFYICFEAQPHLDGVHTVFGLTGSMDVVMKLNNGSRINKVTIQN, from the coding sequence ATGACCAAGGCCCTGATGGACACCGACGCAGGCCTGATCGAGCTCGAGCTGTTCGATACCGACGCACCAAACACAGTTGCCAACTTCGTGAAACTGGTGAACGAAGGTTTCTACGACGGTCTGGCTTTTCACCGTGTCATCCCAGGCTTCATGGCTCAGGGAGGTTGTCCCAACACCCGCGCTGGTGCCAAAGGGATGCCCGGAACCGGTGGCCCTGGTTATCAGATCAATTGTGAGATCAACCCCCAGAAACATCAGGCCGGCACGCTGGCCATGGCTCACGCCGGCAAGAACACCGGTGGATCACAGTTTTATATCTGCTTTGAAGCGCAACCCCATCTGGATGGAGTCCACACCGTGTTCGGATTGACCGGATCCATGGATGTGGTGATGAAACTGAACAATGGTTCCCGGATCAACAAGGTGACCATTCAGAATTGA
- the mtnP gene encoding S-methyl-5'-thioadenosine phosphorylase — protein MTVSPDLSQARVGVIGGSGLYAMPGLEDVSELAVETPFGDPSDTFRLGRLQGIDVVFLARHGRDHHLLPREVPYPANLWAMRKLGVRWLISVSAVGSLQEHFRPRDMVVPDQFIDRSHQRPQSFFGDGCVAHVSIADPTCPILSDLLADAAEAEIPQGHQLHRGGTYLCMEGPAFSTRAESKLYRSWGCSVIGMTNHTEARLAREAEIAYASLSMVTDFDCWHHEHDDVSVELVIGNLQANAAATPPILARLMQQLVDKRPPSKAHTALASALVTSRDVVPIKTRRRLDLLTSPYWGSCDQI, from the coding sequence ATGACCGTATCTCCCGATCTCAGCCAAGCCCGCGTTGGGGTGATCGGCGGCAGTGGCCTCTATGCCATGCCAGGCCTTGAAGACGTCAGCGAGCTAGCGGTCGAGACCCCGTTCGGCGACCCCTCGGATACTTTCCGGCTTGGTCGTTTGCAGGGAATAGATGTCGTCTTCCTGGCACGACACGGCCGAGATCATCACCTGTTGCCCCGGGAGGTCCCCTATCCCGCCAATCTTTGGGCCATGCGCAAGCTTGGGGTCCGCTGGCTGATCTCGGTGTCCGCCGTGGGCTCCCTACAGGAGCATTTCCGACCTCGCGACATGGTGGTGCCTGACCAGTTCATTGATCGCAGCCATCAGCGGCCGCAATCTTTTTTCGGTGATGGTTGTGTCGCCCATGTGAGCATCGCCGACCCGACCTGCCCGATCCTGAGCGACCTGTTAGCGGACGCGGCGGAAGCAGAGATTCCTCAGGGCCATCAGCTGCACCGTGGAGGAACCTATCTGTGCATGGAAGGTCCGGCCTTTTCCACCCGCGCAGAAAGCAAGCTTTATCGCAGCTGGGGATGTTCAGTGATCGGCATGACCAATCACACCGAAGCTCGCCTCGCCAGAGAGGCGGAGATCGCCTATGCCTCCCTCAGCATGGTGACCGACTTTGATTGCTGGCATCACGAGCACGACGATGTGAGCGTTGAACTGGTGATCGGCAACCTGCAGGCCAATGCTGCAGCTACCCCTCCAATCCTGGCTCGCTTGATGCAGCAACTGGTCGACAAGCGCCCGCCATCAAAGGCCCATACGGCTCTTGCCAGTGCGCTGGTGACGTCCAGGGATGTCGTTCCAATCAAGACACGACGCCGACTCGACCTGCTGACATCTCCCTACTGGGGGAGTTGCGATCAGATCTGA
- the murQ gene encoding N-acetylmuramic acid 6-phosphate etherase — MANFQKDLKPSEDRGYLLTEQANPLSKTLDQLETDALVGLFIEEDQRPQQAVAGAAPALAAAVDAIAERLRSGGRLYYLGAGTSGRLGVLDAAECPPTFCSDPEMVQGVLAGGSAALLRSSEGLEDLETAGRSDLDERSFCAKDCLVGIAAGGTTPYVRGGLAYAKAIGALAIAMACVPTDQAPLPCDIDIRLLTGPELLTGSTRLKAGTATKMALNILSTAVMVRLGKVYGNRMVDVAASNSKLVDRSLRILRDLAGVDREQGLRLLDRTDGSVKLALLMAAGELDRHEAEQLLVDHNKQLRTALAAVGKSLQI; from the coding sequence ATGGCCAATTTTCAAAAGGATCTGAAGCCTTCCGAGGACCGTGGTTACCTTCTGACGGAGCAGGCCAATCCCCTCAGCAAGACCCTCGATCAGCTGGAGACAGATGCTCTGGTGGGACTTTTCATCGAGGAGGATCAGCGACCACAACAGGCCGTCGCAGGGGCGGCGCCAGCCCTGGCTGCGGCTGTGGATGCCATTGCTGAGAGGTTGCGCAGCGGCGGTCGCCTCTATTACCTAGGTGCGGGGACTTCAGGGCGTCTTGGTGTACTGGATGCTGCCGAGTGTCCGCCCACCTTCTGCAGTGATCCTGAAATGGTGCAGGGGGTTCTGGCGGGTGGATCTGCGGCGTTGCTGCGCAGTTCCGAAGGCCTCGAAGACCTGGAGACTGCCGGACGATCAGATCTCGATGAGCGCTCGTTCTGTGCAAAGGACTGCCTGGTGGGCATTGCAGCAGGCGGCACGACCCCTTACGTGAGAGGAGGGTTGGCCTATGCCAAAGCGATTGGAGCTCTGGCGATCGCCATGGCCTGCGTCCCCACCGACCAGGCACCGCTCCCTTGCGACATCGACATCCGTCTTCTCACAGGCCCGGAATTGCTGACTGGATCCACCCGTCTCAAAGCCGGCACGGCAACGAAGATGGCACTGAACATCCTCTCCACCGCTGTGATGGTTCGCCTTGGCAAGGTGTATGGCAACCGTATGGTTGACGTTGCTGCCAGTAACAGCAAGCTTGTGGATCGTTCGCTGCGGATTCTTCGAGATCTTGCGGGTGTGGACCGCGAGCAGGGATTGCGATTGCTTGATCGAACCGATGGTTCCGTCAAACTCGCCCTGTTGATGGCAGCCGGCGAACTCGATCGCCATGAGGCTGAACAGTTGCTGGTTGATCACAACAAACAGCTGCGTACAGCTCTGGCCGCCGTCGGCAAGTCGCTTCAGATCTGA
- a CDS encoding DUF3110 domain-containing protein encodes MRVHVLLFDAGSDSEGIHSLEVGGRTVVLLFENLDDAERYAGLLEAQDFPVPTVEALDREEVELFCRDAGYEARFIESGFVPKTDEERLFMAPPEANKDVSNWQEEDETSPEPVQADDSQVDSSPELDALRQRLEGLL; translated from the coding sequence ATGAGAGTTCACGTTCTCCTCTTCGACGCCGGCAGCGACAGCGAAGGCATCCATTCCCTCGAGGTCGGCGGACGGACCGTGGTGCTTCTGTTTGAGAACCTCGATGATGCCGAGCGTTACGCCGGACTCCTTGAAGCCCAGGACTTCCCTGTCCCGACCGTCGAAGCTCTGGATCGTGAGGAAGTCGAGTTGTTCTGTCGCGATGCCGGTTACGAGGCACGCTTCATCGAATCCGGTTTCGTTCCCAAAACCGACGAGGAGCGTCTGTTTATGGCTCCTCCTGAAGCCAACAAGGATGTCAGCAACTGGCAGGAGGAGGACGAAACATCCCCCGAGCCGGTCCAAGCAGACGATTCCCAGGTTGATTCAAGTCCTGAGCTTGATGCCTTGCGTCAGCGCTTGGAGGGGTTGCTCTAA